One part of the Rutidosis leptorrhynchoides isolate AG116_Rl617_1_P2 chromosome 1, CSIRO_AGI_Rlap_v1, whole genome shotgun sequence genome encodes these proteins:
- the LOC139850662 gene encoding uncharacterized protein has translation MASYLLSYDSDSEDERIIALIQHLEDEDDEVESDRVPRSRIYIPRNCEEAGENLCKDYFSDTPVFPPYKFKRRFRIMIELFLRISQVYKERYMRTPNAYDVQRLYSKHEEKHSFKGMLGSIDFASYDLWICHAFFGMAGSNNDINVLNQSYVFDKLKNGTSPLAPFEVNGNQYTKGYYLADGIYPYWATLVKCFATDDPRIKFRQNYSSRP, from the exons ATGGCATCATATTTACTTAGTTACGATTCCGATTCGGAAGACGAGCGTATTATTGCACTAATTCAACATTTAGAAGATGAAGATGACGAAGTCGAATCCGATCGTGTTCCAAGATCCcgaatttatattccaagaaatTGTGAGGAGGCCGGAGAAAACTTATGTAAAGATTATTTTAGTGACACACCCGTGTTTCCGCCATATAAATTTAAAAGGCGTTTTCGTATTATGATTGAACTATTTCTCCGAATATCGCAAG TATACAAAGAACGTTACATGAGAACTCCCAATGCATACGATGTTCAACGATTATATAGTAAACATGAGGAGAAACATAGTTTTAAGGGTATGCTCGggagtattgatt TTGCTTCGTATGACTTGTGGATTTGTCATGCATTTTTTGGGATGGCGGGTTCCAATAATGATATAAATGTTTTGAATCAATCCTATGTTTTTGATAAACTTAAAAACGGAACATCTCCACTAGCACCATTTGAGGTAAATGGTAATCAGTACACAAAAGGCTATTACCTAGCTGACGGTATATATCCTTACTGGGCTACTCTAGTCAAATGTTTTGCGACAGATGATCCAAGGATTAAGTTTAGACAAAATTACTCAAGTCGTCCTTGA
- the LOC139850653 gene encoding F-box protein At-B-like codes for MGGGQKEGSMDGSHSVKAQRKDDNGSTAVSGVSFLESLPENIFYEILIKSFKEEGEAETMLQTLCSAFSLDSKTFVRLAKRLGKMKKITLNCLRLNNVPSIKSLLGPDLEELVLVLTLEISGFIDTFADFDAYISILVERCRCLEALHIKAVGGKFYKYGLSMTDIFKEIPKRIFGALPKSIKVLKIEPVAVLDNFDLGGKFVYINSACPTYNQTLTNLSLVLNHITNPFLHSIANCLPLLVELDLEDNPAFKLDDDMSDEGVQSLIRCRKLTSLSLKRLAHEVNQMTDVGILLLSEGCKGLISVRLGGFSRVSDVGFTSILNSCSNLKKFEIQRAPLLTDLTFQDVSNVCNSLVEVKLEACNSVTSKAVRKLTTCSSLEVVDLIRCESVGDTCLDRILWLTLLTSLNLEEIDVTDSCIVYLGKGNAPISRLSLRGCKRVTDKGITLMLGCEGKISKFLSFLDLGEMPGITDNTITTVAEVCMGLTELCIRKCFHVTNASVKALATKGRTKHGSKLLRKLDLYQCTALSAECFEYMKKPLFCGLQWFGIGKTQLIGVGDHGFNKVYKERPWFTICTSGCEVGCHDRWEYHKCHKASSSYV; via the exons ATGGGCGGTGGTCAGAAGGAAGGAAGTATGGACGGTAGCCATTCTGTGAAGGCTCAGAGAAAAGACGACAACGGCAGCACCGCCGTAAGCGGCGTTAGCTTTCTGGAGAGTCTGCCGGAAAACATATTTTATGAAATATTAATAAAATCGTTTAAAGAAGAAGGAGAAGCAGAAACAATGTTGCAGACGCTTTGTTCG GCGTTTTCCCTCGATTCAAAAACATTTGTTAGACTCGCTAAAAGGCTCGGGAAGATGAAAAAGATCACCTTGAATTGTCTTCGTCTCAATAATGTTCCATCTATCAAAAGTTTGCTTGGACCAGATCTTGAAGAACTCGTTTT GGTGCTCACACTTGAAATATCTGGCTTTATTGACACATTTGCTGACTTTGATGCGTATATCTCAATTCTAGTTGAAAGATGTCGCTGCTTGGAA GCCCTGCATATTAAAGCAGTTGGAGGAAAATTCTATAAATATGGACTTAGCATGACTGATATCTTCAAAGAGATACCAAAACGTATCTTCGGAGCGCTACCAAAAAGTATCAAGGTTCTTAAAATAGAGCCGGTTGCTGTATTGGATAATTTTGATTTGGGGGGCAAGTTTGTATACATCAATAGTGCTTGTCCAACTTATAATCAAACATTGACAAACTTATCACTAGTTTTAAATCACATTACCAATCCTTTTCTTCACTCCATTGCGAATTGTCTTCCTTTATTGGTTGAGCTGGATCTTGAAGACAATCCAGCGTTTAAACTTGATGATGACATGTCCGACGAGGGGGTTCAATCACTAATTCGTTGTAGAAAACTGACTAGCCTCTCTCTAAAACGACTTGCACACGAAGTCAACCAGATGACTGATGTCGGCATACTTTTGCTTTCAGAGGGTTGCAAAGGATTAATCTCAGTTCGACTTGGTGGATTTTCTCGAGTTAGTGATGTAGGTTTCACATCCATTCTGAATTCATGTTCGAATTTGAAGAAGTTTGAGATTCAACGTGCTCCCCTTTTGACAGACTTAACATTCCAAGATGTCAGCAACGTTTGTAACTCCCTGGTAGAGGTTAAATTGGAAGCGTGTAATTCTGTTACCAGTAAAGCAGTCCGTAAACTGACGACATGTAGCTCGCTAGAAGTTGTTGATTTAATTCGGTGCGAGAGTGTAGGAGATACCTGTCTCGACCGCATTTTATGGCTTACACTGTTGACGTCTCTAAACTTAGAGGAGATAGATGTTACGGATTCTTGTATTGTGTATCTTGGTAAAGGGAATGCTCCCATTTCACGTCTATCTCTAAGAGGCTGCAAAAGGGTAACCGATAAAGGGATAACACTTATGTTAGGTTGTGAAGGAAAAATTAGCAAGTTTTTGTCATTTCTTGATCTTGGCGAAATGCCTGGAATTACAGATAACACCATCACCACTGTTGCCGAAGTTTGTATGGGCCTTACAGAACTATGCATCAGAAAATGTTTCCATGTTACAAATGCATCCGTGAAGGCTTTAGCTACAAAGGGAAGAACTAAACATGGAAGTAAGCTTCTACGAAAGCTGGATCTTTATCAGTGCACTGCATTATCTGCTGAATGTTTTGAATACATGAAAAAACCTTTATTTTGTGGTTTACAATGGTTTGGAATTGGGAAGACTCAATTAATCGGAGTAGGAGATCATGGGTTTAATAAAGTTTACAAAGAAAGGCCATGGTTTACTATTTGCACCAGTGGTTGTGAGGTTGGATGTCATGATAGGTGGGAATACCATAAGTGTCACAAGGCTAGTTCGTCTTATGTCTGA